One region of Qipengyuania gaetbuli genomic DNA includes:
- a CDS encoding VapE domain-containing protein, producing MLAHLESLLIRNEMSTGQATQYLLALADQNAFDPVADWITSKPWDGTSRLATTCGTIVPQEGYPIAFRDVLIRKWLLSIVAATFRRPGFRARGVLTLQGAQGLGKTSWVARLVTPQALRDEVVKLGHSWDGGSKDARLTALRHRIVELGELEGSFRKEMASLKAFITEENDKIRPPYARVEAEYPRSTIFAASVNDQQFLLDNTGNSRFWTIPAAQIDHAHNIDMQQVFAELKVAYDAGAQWWLTQAEEQELAAINYQHRVVSAIEAKIGEALDLTRLARTDLPRLTAIQVLHRLGIEKPTNPQAKEANVALRNLLGDSKRSGGFNRWRVPFRQENPSAGVYTDDEDEY from the coding sequence GTGCTGGCACACCTCGAAAGTCTGCTCATCCGGAACGAGATGTCGACCGGGCAAGCGACCCAGTACCTTCTGGCACTGGCCGACCAGAACGCCTTCGATCCGGTCGCGGACTGGATCACAAGTAAGCCGTGGGACGGTACCAGCCGGCTCGCCACAACTTGCGGAACGATCGTGCCACAGGAGGGCTATCCCATAGCTTTCCGCGATGTCCTGATCCGAAAGTGGCTCCTGAGCATCGTCGCGGCGACGTTCAGGCGGCCGGGCTTCAGGGCACGAGGGGTGCTCACCCTTCAGGGGGCGCAAGGGCTCGGGAAAACCTCATGGGTCGCCCGGCTGGTCACGCCGCAAGCGCTACGTGACGAGGTCGTGAAGCTCGGCCACAGCTGGGACGGCGGCAGCAAGGACGCACGACTGACGGCCCTGCGGCATCGGATTGTCGAGCTGGGTGAACTCGAAGGCTCGTTTCGGAAGGAAATGGCCAGCCTCAAGGCGTTCATTACCGAAGAGAACGACAAGATCCGACCGCCCTACGCCAGGGTGGAAGCCGAGTATCCCCGAAGCACGATCTTCGCCGCCTCGGTCAACGATCAGCAGTTCTTGCTCGATAACACCGGCAACAGCCGCTTCTGGACAATCCCGGCCGCGCAAATCGACCATGCGCACAACATCGACATGCAACAGGTCTTTGCGGAACTGAAAGTCGCGTACGACGCGGGGGCACAGTGGTGGTTGACCCAAGCCGAGGAGCAAGAGCTTGCGGCGATCAACTACCAGCACCGGGTGGTTTCGGCGATCGAGGCAAAGATTGGTGAAGCCCTCGACCTGACTCGTCTGGCCCGAACCGACCTTCCCCGCCTTACCGCCATTCAGGTCCTCCACCGCCTGGGCATCGAGAAGCCGACAAACCCGCAGGCGAAGGAAGCCAACGTCGCCCTGCGCAACCTGCTCGGGGACTCGAAGCGCAGCGGGGGCTTCAATCGCTGGCGGGTACCCTTCCGGCAAGAGAACCCATCAGCCGGCGTCTATACCGACGATGAGGACGAGTACTGA
- a CDS encoding site-specific integrase: MPKRKLDAAFCHAATCPKGKSKETYWDTQIKGFVLETRETGGKTYCLRYMELNGRQRQIKIGGFTDITFAQAKTKAQALRSEVVLGGDPYQARAKKRSTPTYAQLAQQHIDHAKTYQKTPANTEAVIRTHLLPRWGRYRLDEIKQQAVAAWLAEKRKTLAPATVEKLRVTLGRSYNLGRQWGISGAEVNPVQGIPRFKFDNARERYLTADEAQRLILHAHESTNERLGAIVELLLLTGARKTELLTAKWEHVDLERRSWFIPDTKTGKARHVPLSAMAMQVIETLPRIAGCPYMLANPQTKKPYTDLKHPFDTARRKAGLPNLRIHDLRHSAASFMVNAGIDLLAIGKVLGHADYQSTMRYSHLANDTLRAAVEAGAKKMRVGEGQ; the protein is encoded by the coding sequence ATGCCCAAGCGAAAGCTTGATGCGGCGTTTTGTCACGCCGCGACCTGTCCGAAAGGCAAGTCAAAAGAGACCTACTGGGACACCCAGATAAAGGGCTTCGTGCTCGAAACTCGGGAGACCGGCGGCAAAACCTACTGCCTACGCTACATGGAGCTGAATGGCCGCCAACGGCAGATAAAGATTGGCGGCTTCACGGACATCACGTTTGCGCAGGCAAAAACGAAGGCGCAGGCACTTCGATCGGAAGTGGTTCTGGGCGGAGATCCGTACCAGGCCCGAGCGAAGAAGCGTTCAACACCGACATACGCGCAGCTCGCGCAGCAGCATATCGATCATGCGAAGACGTATCAAAAAACGCCAGCGAACACAGAGGCCGTAATCAGGACGCACCTGCTTCCCCGATGGGGGCGCTATCGCCTCGACGAGATCAAACAGCAGGCGGTGGCTGCGTGGCTCGCCGAAAAGCGCAAAACGCTTGCCCCGGCGACGGTCGAGAAGCTGCGCGTGACCCTGGGGCGGTCGTACAACCTCGGAAGGCAGTGGGGAATTTCTGGTGCAGAGGTGAACCCAGTGCAGGGCATCCCGCGGTTCAAGTTCGACAACGCCCGGGAACGCTACCTGACCGCTGACGAAGCGCAGCGGCTCATCCTTCACGCCCACGAGTCGACCAACGAGCGGCTGGGTGCAATCGTCGAGCTCCTCTTGCTGACCGGCGCCCGGAAAACCGAACTGCTCACGGCCAAGTGGGAGCACGTCGACCTTGAGCGCCGAAGCTGGTTCATTCCTGATACGAAGACCGGCAAGGCCCGCCACGTACCCCTGTCGGCCATGGCGATGCAGGTCATTGAAACGCTGCCGCGCATCGCTGGATGCCCCTACATGCTGGCAAATCCGCAGACCAAAAAGCCGTATACGGACCTCAAGCATCCGTTCGACACGGCCCGGCGGAAGGCGGGGCTACCCAATCTCCGCATCCACGATCTCCGCCACTCGGCCGCGAGCTTCATGGTCAACGCCGGTATCGATCTACTGGCCATCGGCAAGGTCCTCGGCCACGCGGATTATCAGTCGACAATGCGGTACAGCCACTTGGCGAACGACACGCTCCGGGCAGCCGTGGAAGCTGGCGCGAAGAAGATGCGGGTTGGAGAAGGGCAATGA
- a CDS encoding endonuclease/exonuclease/phosphatase family protein, translating to MSADGKPAKLTVATFNTEWRRAHSDDAVLIRERLGRVDIVCLTEADRKFFGEEGHVLAAAGPDGSRTKVLLWSRQPWTAVDEGESALAGYYLAATTDTALGPLRVYGIVIPYRFSGVRYGNPKRQTWELHRAFLTALDDRLPNRPERSIVLGDFNQRIPRKYQPQSIFDELDRVVLGKFAPATAGLIAGIERQAIDHICLSPDLQLQHLDAISNVGPAGRLISDHFGLRVKCVAA from the coding sequence ATGTCGGCGGACGGTAAGCCGGCAAAGCTAACTGTCGCGACTTTCAACACGGAGTGGCGGCGGGCACACTCCGATGATGCGGTCCTGATCCGCGAGCGGCTGGGACGCGTGGACATAGTTTGCCTAACCGAAGCGGATCGGAAATTCTTCGGGGAAGAGGGGCACGTTTTGGCGGCGGCTGGGCCCGACGGTTCGCGAACCAAGGTCCTGCTTTGGAGCCGGCAGCCGTGGACGGCCGTCGACGAGGGCGAAAGCGCGCTGGCCGGCTATTACCTGGCGGCGACGACCGACACCGCGCTCGGCCCGTTGCGGGTCTATGGGATAGTGATCCCGTACCGGTTCAGCGGCGTCAGGTACGGGAACCCCAAGAGGCAGACGTGGGAGTTGCATCGCGCCTTTTTGACTGCACTCGACGACCGGCTGCCTAATCGACCGGAGCGCAGCATCGTCTTGGGCGACTTTAATCAGCGGATCCCCCGCAAGTACCAGCCGCAGTCCATCTTTGATGAGCTTGATCGAGTTGTCCTGGGGAAGTTCGCTCCGGCGACGGCGGGCTTGATCGCTGGCATCGAACGACAGGCCATCGACCACATTTGTTTGTCGCCCGACCTTCAGCTCCAACACCTAGACGCAATCTCGAACGTCGGGCCGGCCGGCCGGCTTATCAGCGATCACTTTGGGCTTAGGGTTAAGTGCGTAGCAGCATGA
- a CDS encoding MrcB family domain-containing protein, with protein sequence MSTYNPHHAHIQQTYSAVQQWVQSSLLGTASVLTGEANVWTSESLDQLDEYFVQNLDEGEGDFLTKLEAQLDGASASAIKLMAEINWIILLFASRISPATKRDTVTRIWSWSGSVQELNETLLSDEVLEGVGHAGVAFNTLRWKEVVAFINVMSAWKERPRDWQESKLGDPWAFLSWLGEQEEIHTRAIYQILPHLIFPETFERISSKKDKVAILVAFKGETRAVWNRRSQEEIDQALLGLRGELEEREGRPIDFYSPDMKAVWQPSPAVVADETDEEPSNTFAATLTAFLDAYGEGRTGPFTTVGAVSRTKTALQTWLQNSRPIASRDTIRVKISVGQGNWTRTPWIALLDDRVTTSTQRGFYIVFLVSDDLSVTYLTLNQGMTELVQRRGQRGAVEQMENFAADAREKVGALLEDRFALSNDIDLQSPTSASANYEVGTIAHKSYDTGSIPGDEEVLADLEELLTAYDKLIALQEGHSQDEQETAQPYSLNDALHELFLERAELEELLATWENKFNLILQGAPGVGKSFVSRRLAYCLLGEKAPERVRSVQFHQSYSYEDFVRGYRPSSDGGFSLQDGVFYEFCKQAADDPENRYVLLIDEINRGNLSKILGELMLLIEADKREAASEGQREWTARLAYSNPDEEEFWVPDNLFILGMMNTADRSLSLVDYALRRRFAFAEVPPKFSSAGFQGKLAQSGIPGELRKKIATRMEELNATIAADKNNLGPGFRIGHSFFVPRAPVHQPEVWYDRVVRTEIYPLLLEYWFDEPEKADQWREKLLAE encoded by the coding sequence ATGTCTACGTACAATCCTCACCACGCCCACATCCAGCAGACCTACTCCGCGGTCCAGCAGTGGGTCCAATCTTCCCTGCTTGGGACGGCGTCGGTTCTCACGGGAGAGGCAAACGTGTGGACGTCAGAGAGCCTTGACCAGCTGGACGAGTACTTTGTCCAGAACCTCGACGAAGGGGAGGGCGACTTCCTCACCAAACTTGAGGCCCAGCTCGATGGGGCGTCCGCAAGCGCCATCAAGCTTATGGCTGAGATCAACTGGATCATCTTGCTGTTCGCGTCCCGGATATCGCCGGCGACTAAGCGCGACACCGTCACGCGGATCTGGTCGTGGTCGGGGAGCGTGCAAGAGCTGAACGAAACGCTGCTGTCCGACGAGGTGCTCGAAGGAGTTGGGCACGCCGGCGTTGCCTTCAACACCCTCCGCTGGAAGGAAGTGGTTGCCTTCATCAACGTCATGAGCGCGTGGAAAGAGCGGCCTCGCGACTGGCAGGAGAGTAAGCTCGGGGATCCGTGGGCATTCCTCTCCTGGCTTGGTGAACAAGAGGAGATACATACCCGGGCAATCTATCAGATTCTCCCGCACCTCATCTTCCCGGAGACCTTTGAGCGCATCTCTTCGAAGAAGGACAAAGTCGCCATCCTCGTCGCCTTCAAGGGCGAGACCAGGGCGGTTTGGAACAGGAGAAGCCAAGAAGAGATCGATCAGGCGTTGCTCGGCCTGCGGGGAGAACTGGAAGAGCGCGAAGGCCGGCCTATCGACTTTTACTCGCCCGACATGAAGGCCGTCTGGCAACCGAGCCCAGCGGTCGTAGCTGACGAGACTGACGAAGAGCCGTCGAACACCTTTGCAGCTACGCTGACCGCGTTCTTGGACGCCTACGGCGAAGGGAGAACAGGGCCGTTCACCACGGTAGGAGCCGTCTCTAGGACGAAGACCGCCCTGCAGACCTGGCTGCAAAACAGTCGGCCAATTGCGTCGCGCGACACGATCAGGGTTAAGATAAGCGTGGGCCAGGGGAACTGGACGCGGACGCCCTGGATCGCCTTGCTCGACGACCGCGTGACGACTTCGACCCAGCGCGGATTTTACATCGTCTTCCTGGTGTCGGACGACCTTTCCGTCACCTACCTTACGCTGAACCAGGGAATGACCGAGCTCGTACAACGGCGTGGCCAACGGGGTGCGGTCGAGCAAATGGAAAACTTTGCCGCTGACGCGCGCGAAAAGGTTGGGGCGCTGCTGGAAGATCGCTTTGCACTGTCAAACGACATCGATCTGCAATCGCCGACCTCCGCCTCAGCCAACTATGAAGTCGGGACGATCGCCCACAAGAGCTACGACACCGGGTCCATCCCAGGTGACGAAGAGGTCCTAGCGGATCTTGAAGAGCTCCTGACCGCCTACGACAAGCTCATCGCTCTCCAGGAAGGTCATAGCCAAGACGAGCAGGAAACTGCCCAACCCTACAGTTTGAACGACGCTCTCCACGAGCTGTTTCTTGAGCGAGCAGAGCTCGAAGAGTTGCTCGCGACCTGGGAGAACAAGTTCAACCTCATTTTGCAGGGCGCTCCCGGGGTTGGGAAATCGTTCGTGTCTCGCCGACTGGCTTACTGCCTACTCGGTGAGAAGGCGCCTGAGCGGGTCCGGTCTGTCCAGTTTCACCAGTCCTACAGCTACGAGGACTTTGTCCGAGGATATAGGCCGAGCTCGGACGGCGGGTTCAGTCTGCAGGACGGCGTCTTCTACGAGTTCTGCAAGCAGGCTGCGGATGATCCGGAAAACCGCTATGTCCTGCTCATCGACGAGATAAACCGCGGGAACCTCTCCAAGATACTTGGCGAACTGATGCTGCTTATTGAGGCAGACAAACGTGAAGCCGCGAGTGAGGGACAGCGCGAGTGGACCGCGCGCCTGGCCTACTCCAACCCGGACGAAGAAGAGTTCTGGGTCCCCGATAACCTCTTCATTCTTGGCATGATGAACACGGCCGACCGCTCCTTGTCCCTTGTGGACTACGCTTTGCGTCGCCGGTTCGCCTTTGCTGAAGTGCCGCCCAAGTTCAGCTCTGCAGGCTTTCAGGGGAAACTCGCGCAGAGTGGCATCCCAGGTGAGCTCCGGAAGAAGATTGCGACGCGCATGGAGGAGCTGAACGCCACAATTGCTGCGGACAAGAACAACCTAGGGCCCGGCTTTAGGATCGGGCACAGCTTTTTCGTGCCGCGTGCGCCGGTGCATCAGCCGGAAGTCTGGTACGATCGCGTCGTGCGAACCGAGATTTATCCGCTCTTGCTGGAGTACTGGTTCGACGAGCCCGAGAAGGCCGACCAGTGGCGCGAAAAGCTACTAGCCGAGTAA
- a CDS encoding 5-methylcytosine restriction system specificity protein McrC, with amino-acid sequence MLLYAWGHFRPSELELVGRDESPNLPTLLARVLDANVHRLLRRGLDRGYLSQVEEGRSVRGRIQVSDIAKRQTVRLRGTAIYEYDELSPDVLHNQIIYETLLRLARSEGVEQKTRHEVGLTARRFRDVSRVHLTQGIFRRVVLSRNTSQYALLMHICELLFHELMPDPEGSQTQFKGIQDDKTRMEALFEEFLRAFYRAHLAGREVVAKEYTWAAGPQDAPGLALLPKMRTDITVRSPQETLTIEAKFNRKVLVPSQHGGEKLRSGHLYQLHAYLSHAAHYQAAAAHRGLLLYAQREQPIDSQLTIFGRPVRVATIDLGQEWQVIHARLLKLAEI; translated from the coding sequence ATGCTCCTCTACGCCTGGGGGCACTTTCGGCCGAGCGAACTCGAGTTGGTTGGGCGCGATGAAAGTCCAAACCTGCCGACTCTGCTAGCGCGAGTCCTCGACGCGAACGTCCACCGCCTGCTGCGCAGAGGCCTAGACCGCGGTTACCTCAGCCAGGTGGAAGAGGGGCGCTCGGTTCGTGGACGAATTCAGGTCAGCGACATCGCGAAGCGACAGACAGTGAGGCTGCGCGGGACGGCCATCTACGAGTACGATGAACTCTCCCCCGACGTCCTGCACAACCAGATCATTTACGAGACTTTGCTGCGGCTGGCACGGTCGGAAGGAGTGGAGCAGAAAACTAGGCATGAGGTCGGCCTGACAGCTCGGCGCTTTCGAGACGTTTCTCGGGTCCATCTGACTCAGGGCATTTTTCGCCGGGTGGTGCTGTCGCGGAACACCTCCCAGTACGCACTTCTTATGCATATCTGCGAGCTTCTCTTCCATGAGCTCATGCCGGATCCGGAAGGCAGCCAAACCCAGTTCAAGGGTATTCAAGATGACAAGACGCGCATGGAAGCACTCTTTGAGGAGTTCTTACGGGCGTTTTACCGCGCGCACCTCGCAGGACGAGAGGTAGTAGCCAAGGAGTATACTTGGGCCGCAGGGCCGCAAGATGCGCCTGGGCTAGCGCTGCTACCGAAAATGCGAACAGACATCACGGTACGTTCGCCGCAGGAAACACTTACAATCGAAGCGAAGTTCAATCGTAAGGTCCTGGTCCCGTCGCAACACGGAGGCGAGAAGCTGCGGTCCGGCCATCTCTATCAGCTCCACGCGTACCTTTCGCATGCTGCACATTACCAGGCAGCCGCTGCCCATCGGGGTCTACTGCTTTACGCTCAGCGCGAGCAGCCGATAGACAGTCAGCTAACGATATTCGGCCGCCCTGTCCGTGTCGCGACCATCGACCTTGGTCAGGAGTGGCAGGTGATCCATGCACGATTGCTCAAACTCGCGGAGATCTAG
- a CDS encoding thermonuclease family protein, with amino-acid sequence MNFAMRWLLLFAALQFPSAASAQVFTGTAIAVDGDSLEMTGARIRLHGIDAPEGTQACQRNGEAWACGAEAKAMLAGLVDGKLVTCEQRDIDVYGRLVATCKAGRVDPAQALVRSGMAIALSEFSDAYLASEASAKQAKVGLWSSEFQLPADFRAANPQSAPQVYKRPTAPGVRYDQATGGGLYFRSCREARAAGRAPIYRGQPGYRSGLDGDNDGIACEPYRGR; translated from the coding sequence ATGAATTTCGCTATGCGCTGGCTTCTGCTTTTCGCTGCCCTTCAGTTCCCTTCAGCTGCCAGCGCGCAGGTCTTCACCGGTACGGCTATCGCCGTTGACGGCGACTCTCTTGAGATGACAGGCGCGCGAATTCGCCTTCACGGCATTGATGCGCCCGAGGGCACCCAAGCGTGTCAGCGGAACGGCGAGGCTTGGGCCTGTGGCGCTGAGGCCAAAGCTATGTTGGCAGGCCTCGTGGATGGAAAGTTGGTGACCTGCGAACAGCGTGACATCGACGTGTACGGCCGTTTGGTCGCCACCTGCAAAGCCGGTCGCGTCGATCCCGCGCAAGCTCTAGTGCGCAGCGGTATGGCGATAGCACTTTCCGAGTTCAGCGATGCCTATCTCGCCAGTGAAGCCTCTGCAAAGCAGGCAAAGGTCGGGCTGTGGAGCAGCGAGTTCCAACTGCCAGCAGACTTCCGGGCGGCCAACCCGCAAAGCGCCCCGCAGGTCTATAAGCGCCCAACCGCACCAGGCGTACGCTATGACCAAGCAACTGGCGGCGGACTCTACTTTCGGAGTTGCAGGGAGGCCCGAGCGGCTGGTCGCGCGCCAATCTATCGTGGGCAGCCCGGGTACAGAAGCGGTCTGGATGGTGACAACGATGGGATCGCTTGCGAGCCCTATCGCGGACGCTAG